From one Bacteroides fragilis NCTC 9343 genomic stretch:
- a CDS encoding TPM domain-containing protein — MKQILTYLLFIWILLPLKAEEKIYTVDNIPKVHLQNKMQYVCNPAGILSQQACDEIDAMLYALEQQTGIETVVAIVPSVGDKDCFEFSHQLLNQWGVGKKGKDNGLVILLVTDQRCIQFYTGYGLEGILPDAICKRIQMQEMIPYLKKGEWNQGMLAGVKAVCQRLDGSMVNDDEGRGEEGISVSMLLVVILGFITIAGVVGILAVRASTRCPKCGKHQLQRSSTKLISNRNGVKTEDIIYTCRNCGHTVVRRQQSYDDNYRGRGGGGPFIGGFGGGSFGSGGGGGFSGGSFGGGSGGGGGAGSRF, encoded by the coding sequence CCGTAGACAACATCCCTAAAGTGCACTTGCAGAACAAGATGCAGTATGTTTGTAATCCTGCCGGCATCTTGTCACAGCAAGCTTGTGACGAAATAGATGCAATGCTATATGCACTGGAACAGCAGACGGGGATTGAAACAGTTGTTGCCATAGTGCCATCGGTCGGAGATAAAGATTGCTTTGAATTCTCCCATCAGCTACTCAATCAATGGGGAGTAGGCAAAAAAGGTAAAGATAACGGACTGGTTATCTTATTGGTTACCGATCAGCGCTGTATCCAGTTTTATACCGGATACGGACTGGAAGGCATTCTGCCTGATGCCATATGCAAACGTATACAAATGCAAGAGATGATCCCCTATCTCAAGAAAGGAGAGTGGAACCAAGGAATGCTGGCAGGAGTAAAAGCTGTATGCCAGCGCTTGGACGGCTCGATGGTAAACGATGATGAAGGTCGTGGAGAAGAAGGGATATCTGTCTCCATGCTTCTCGTTGTCATCTTAGGTTTTATTACGATAGCGGGAGTGGTCGGCATACTGGCAGTACGTGCAAGTACCCGTTGCCCTAAATGTGGGAAACATCAACTCCAGCGCAGTAGCACGAAATTGATATCGAACCGTAATGGAGTAAAGACCGAGGACATTATATATACCTGCCGCAATTGCGGACATACTGTAGTCCGACGCCAACAATCGTATGACGACAATTACCGGGGACGCGGAGGAGGAGGTCCTTTCATCGGAGGATTCGGAGGAGGAAGTTTTGGATCCGGCGGTGGAGGCGGTTTCAGCGGTGGAAGCTTCGGAGGCGGTTCCGGTGGCGGTGGAGGTGCCGGCTCACGTTTCTAA